The following is a genomic window from Candidatus Hydrogenedentota bacterium.
CTCGCTGGAGAGCATGGTGCCGACGGTCCGGTGCGTGTTCTCGATCTCCACGTCAATCGTGACGGGCTCACGCCGCTCCAGCGCGGGGGCGGCCCGCTCCATGAGCTCCCAGTCCAGCGCGCCGTCCAGCCCGTGGTCCTGGGCCACCGTGCAGTGGCGGGTCTGGCCCTCCCACGGCTCGGCGCAGACCAGCACGCGCGAGAAGTCCAGGGTGCGCGCCTTCCAGTGTTCGGGCATCGGGTCGAACTCCAGCATGTCGGCCCGGCCCACCATCTCGTTCAGGGTGCGGAAACCGAGTTCGGCCATGATCTTCCGGCACTCCTCGGCGACGAAGAAGAAGTAGCGCACCACATGCTCCGGCTTGCCGGAGAACTTCCTGCGCAGCTCGGGGTCCTGCGTGGCCACGCCGACGGGGCAGGTGTTCAGGTGGCACTTGCGCATCATGATGCAGCCGCTGGCGATGAGCGGCGCCGTGGCGAAGCCGAACTCCTCCGCGCCGAGGAGCGCGGCGACGGCCACGTCGCGGCCGGTCTTCATCTGGCCGTCCACCTGAACTCGGATGCGCTCGCGCAGGCCGTTGCCCACCAGCGCCTGGTGCGTCTCGGGCAGGCCCAGCTCCCACGGGAGCCCGGCGTATTTGATGGAGCTGAGGGGCGACGCGCCCGTGCCGCCGTCGTGGCCGCTGATGAGCACGAGGTCGCTCTTGCCCTTGGCCACGCCCGCCGCGATAGTGCCCACGCCCACCTCGGACACGAGCTTGACGGAAACCGCCGCGTTCACGTTGCTGTTCTTCAGGTCGTAGATGAGCTGGGCCAGGTCCTCGATGGAGTAGATGTCGTGGTGCGGGGGCGGGCTGATCAGGCCGACCCCGGGCGTCGAGTGCCGGGTGGCGGCGATCCACGGGTACACCTTGTGACCGGGGAGCTGGCCGCCCTCACCCGGCTTGGCGCCCTGGGCCATCTTGATCTGGAGGTCGTCGGCGTTGGTCAGGTACTCGGCGGTCACCCCGAACCGGCCGGACGCGACCTGCTTGATCGCCGACCGCCGGCGCGCGTCGTACAGCCGATCGGGATCCTCGCCGCCCTCCCCCGTGTTCGACTTGGCGCCGAGCGAGTTCATCG
Proteins encoded in this region:
- a CDS encoding glutamate synthase subunit alpha is translated as LRGLFRFRDPDGSGRSPIPIDEVEPVSEIVKRFSTGAMSYGSISAEAHETLAIAMNSLGAKSNTGEGGEDPDRLYDARRRSAIKQVASGRFGVTAEYLTNADDLQIKMAQGAKPGEGGQLPGHKVYPWIAATRHSTPGVGLISPPPHHDIYSIEDLAQLIYDLKNSNVNAAVSVKLVSEVGVGTIAAGVAKGKSDLVLISGHDGGTGASPLSSIKYAGLPWELGLPETHQALVGNGLRERIRVQVDGQMKTGRDVAVAALLGAEEFGFATAPLIASGCIMMRKCHLNTCPVGVATQDPELRRKFSGKPEHVVRYFFFVAEECRKIMAELGFRTLNEMVGRADMLEFDPMPEHWKARTLDFSRVLVCAEPWEGQTRHCTVAQDHGLDGALDWELMERAAPALERREPVTIDVEIENTHRTVGTMLSSELTRRHKLGMYTGTLPDDTVVLRCAGVAGQSFGAFAIAGVTLDVTGEANDYCGKGLSGGTIIVRPPADCPIVPEDNIVVGNVALYGATGGRAYFRGLAGERFCVRNSGAWAVVEGVGDHCCEYMTGGRVAILGPTGRNFGAGMSGGIAYVYDPGGAFPVHCNLGMVEIKPLSDRSRAQLRSLLEPHFRLTGSEVARRILENWEEETSRFVRVMPKGYAQVLMEKEEQE